The genomic stretch TCAAGTACATTCTTTATATTTGCGAagatttttcaaattcatgaacgtTTTTGCTCATGATATTTTTTTCAAGAAATTCACGAAGTTTTTTTCAAATTCCTGAACATTTTTTGTTTTCTCgaaaaaaaatatgttttttagattttttttcatgaactttttttgTTAAATTCCTGAAAATTTTCCAAATTCATACACATTTTTTGTGTTCGTGAATATTCTTCAAATTCATGAACTGTTTTACTCGTGATATTTTTAAGAATTCACTAagtttttttcaaattcgtgaacattttttgtttctaaaaaaatcaaattcattATTTTTTCTCATGATTTTGCTTGAAATTCCCAAAAAATTGCCCAAATTCATAAAAATTTTATGTTCGTGAACTTTTTCGAATTTGTGAAAAAAATGTCATGAACTTTTTTCCATATTCTAGAACCTTTCCTCATGAACTTTTTTGCGGGTGAGAAACTAACTCAAAGCACAAAGCATGCTAAGCAAGTAGTGCACGTGGACGTATGCCATGTGTTGGTGCTCAGGACAAGTAGTGCACGTGATGACGTTGAAGCCTGGACCAGTTTTGCGTAAAAGCTTTTATAGTAAGACAAATGATGCCAAACGCAGAGCACAGATCGATCAAGAAACCCATCTTTCTTTTCTAGGTCGGCAAGAAACCCACCACCCCGGATCCTTAACACCTCCCCTTGCGGCTGCCTCGGTGGTCTATCCCGCGACCACCGAGCATTTGAAGATTGTTACTGTATATATTCAGGTCAGGTTCACAAGAGTACATGGAAGCCAGGGGAGCGGCCGAGATGGACGGGGAGGAGACGGTGGTCGTGGCGGCGGAGGCAGAGGTCGTGGGCTCGGCGGAGACGGAGGAGCACGTCCAGCGCATCGTCCTCGCCATCCACAAGTTCACCCGCAGGGTcaccccctctccccctcctccataGATCCCGCTGCTCTGACATGAATTTCTTCATGTTACCACGTGGTACTGTTTCTGAATTTCTGTAGTGTCCTTTATTTATCGGACTTGTGTCATACTATTCTCGTTCAAATACATTCTCAAACAACCGCAATGAACAACATTCACAACAGAGATTATATTTGGGGTCTGCCTCACCCGTCCAAGGCAAACGCAATGACAAGTTGTGTCACCATTGGCCATTCTCCAGGTAGGACTTTAGGAAGGCAAAGTACCTTGGCAAACACAATGAACAGGTCTGCTACAGTACAAGAATCATGGCGCCATGACAACCAGCTGACAAACAGTACCTAAAATAATCTCTAGATCCCTGTAGTATATATTTCTTCAACAAGTCAACTAATCAATAGACCTCTACGAATAAAATCTCAAAGCAGGTAAGAGAGCCAGGCAGCAAATTAACAGGCAACCGTTCTACATTGCTTTCAACACCAAAATTGCAGTTGCGTGATTGTAATTTGGCAGGCAGCGATAAGTTAGATCGGTGAGAAAGATGTGGTCCGGGACTATTAGATTCAAAAGAAATGGGAGTTTATTCAAAAGATGATAGTAGACACAATTAGATGATAATCTCATGATTTCAAATCAAAAAAACATAGCAAGTAGTAACACAACACACAGGAAGGGTGGGGTGTGGCTTATTCTTGAATCTCAGAATTTTCCCTTCTTGCTGCTTCTTTAAAGCGGAATGCAGCACGAATTACATGTGCTTGAGTATGCCTCATTCGTCGGCCTGCATTAAGAACCAGGGCTGCTTGTCCCTGAGGAATGCTGGTATGCGGAGGTCGTTTCTGAACAAGCACACCATCCAGTGAAACCTTTTTGATCCTTGGTAGGTCGTGAAACTGACGCAAGCCATCCTCGCTTATAAAGTTGCAGTCAGCGATCTGCAGTATCTCTAAGTTTGGGGCTGCTCCTCCTTGAAATGATAAGGACATGAGATTTTCTAACCCATCAATCTGCAGAAGCTCAAGCTTCGGAAACGCGTCGCTTCCAAATTCCATCGCCTCCGCCACCAGTGATTTAGCCAGAAGGCGTAGCACGATCAGGTTGGGTAGCTTCGCAATGACCTGTACAGAATCCCCATCCAGCAGTGTCGAGCGCAGGCATAGCTTGTGGAGATTATGAAGGGTCTTGATCCACCTTGGGAGCGTACCAAGACTGCCATATAGCTTCAGTGCTTCAAGACGGAGTGGCGGTGAGCACACGGTGTCCAGTCTGCTGAGTGAATCACTTGAGTCGACCATCAGTGACCGCAGCTGGTGAAGACGCTCAAGAGTAGAGCAGAGATGCTTGGTGTTGTGTTTTGTAACGCCAGTCACCCCTAACTTCTGTAACTGCGTTAGCTTCTGTAGCTCCTTCATAACTCTCCGACTTCCCGCAACATCAATGGTCCCCAGAGTTAAAACAGACTTCAGTTCTCCGATCTTCTCTGGGACACGCACACCATATGGTTTCTTCCTCTTAAATAGACATAGCAAACACATGCAGAAAGCAGATGAAGCAGCACTTTGGATAATCCCAGGACAATCTCTAGTGATTTCACTGACAAAATCTAGCCGAGCATTGCGTGCAGCCACTGTACCACCATGGAGACGGCGCAGCCTTGTAAGATGGATGACCGTAGATGGCAGCTTAGCAATGTATGTACCCTTGATATCCAACTCCTCAAGCCCTAGCAACTTACCCAAGGAGTTGGGAAGATGTGCAATTCCAGTGTTCCTGAGACCCAGACACTTGAGATGCCGGAATTCCCCGATCTGTTCAAGGTCATGATGCTCCTCTAGACCTTCAGTGTCTTCCAAATCGAGCACCCTTAGCAACTTCATCCTTGTCGAAATGAAACAAGACTTCCATTCCCCACAAACTGTTAGTGATCGAGCACAAGAGAGGTCTAATTTCTTGAACTCATCAATCCGTTCATCATCATGTCTTCTCCAGCCAACTGTAATAACTAGATGTCTGATTTTGGAGTTTGTTGGGTTGGTGTCCAAAGGGTGCTCATCAAGGATGTAGATAAAATCCCGCAATTTTGCATCTGAAACCCCGAGCTGCTGAAACACATCATCAACAATGCAACCATTTATTCTTCCACTAGTTATCTCTGCTCGCTTCGATGGATGAATCATACTCATCATAACAAGCCCATTAAAGATCTTCTCAACTTCCTCAGCATCATATCCTCTTGCATTTCTACAGTAGGTTT from Triticum urartu cultivar G1812 unplaced genomic scaffold, Tu2.1 TuUngrouped_contig_5220, whole genome shotgun sequence encodes the following:
- the LOC125528929 gene encoding disease resistance protein Pik-2-like codes for the protein MSSFQGATASGISVVIQIEPYSEFIGRKKDVAELTRWISENVTEPWPISVYGPSGVGKSTLVRKVVYESPDLSSEIQRRAWITMMQPFNQQDFLRSIISQFQACSSLGRSTQSEINIQNMSEDELVTEISQLAAGDGRSLVIIDRLSAQEEWDQVKSCLWNDGDGGATCTVIVTTTNAAAAHHCSGNSNNMYKLSPLDSAAVRQLFYQTVFQHDGLIELCGPMVDHANHIIEKCDGNLLAIRIVSGLLGTKIRKSTEWEKLLNRLSSMLKDNPDLGIVSAAAKLSYDDLPSHMKYLLQYLSIFPRGRNLMRRRLARAWIAETYCRNARGYDAEEVEKIFNGLVMMSMIHPSKRAEITSGRINGCIVDDVFQQLGVSDAKLRDFIYILDEHPLDTNPTNSKIRHLVITVGWRRHDDERIDEFKKLDLSCARSLTVCGEWKSCFISTRMKLLRVLDLEDTEGLEEHHDLEQIGEFRHLKCLGLRNTGIAHLPNSLGKLLGLEELDIKGTYIAKLPSTVIHLTRLRRLHGGTVAARNARLDFVSEITRDCPGIIQSAASSAFCMCLLCLFKRKKPYGVRVPEKIGELKSVLTLGTIDVAGSRRVMKELQKLTQLQKLGVTGVTKHNTKHLCSTLERLHQLRSLMVDSSDSLSRLDTVCSPPLRLEALKLYGSLGTLPRWIKTLHNLHKLCLRSTLLDGDSVQVIAKLPNLIVLRLLAKSLVAEAMEFGSDAFPKLELLQIDGLENLMSLSFQGGAAPNLEILQIADCNFISEDGLRQFHDLPRIKKVSLDGVLVQKRPPHTSIPQGQAALVLNAGRRMRHTQAHVIRAAFRFKEAARRENSEIQE